Proteins encoded by one window of Paraburkholderia sprentiae WSM5005:
- a CDS encoding branched-chain amino acid ABC transporter permease has translation MSVLLRSRRAWIAVALVVMAATLPWWLSGYILGVLTVAYYFGVFAMSWDLLFGFAGEVNFGPTFLIGLGAYAAAILDARFGLPIPVCVIAGGGVALLGGLLLAVPALRLRGPYFGLVTLVAVLLLQNAIVIFAGVTGGEIGMMVPDVMSVDANHNYWIALAFLIVCAILLFGLSRSAVGLILQASGQDATGAQALGFNVTRHKLVAFCVSAVFSGVAGAMLVFYQGTASVSTVVDLSVGVQIIIAAVLGGRRTILGAVLGSIFLIVAGEFLRPLGQLNTFVVAAVALAALLFFPDGLLGNLLRARERQ, from the coding sequence ATGTCCGTTCTTCTCCGTTCGCGCCGCGCATGGATCGCCGTCGCGCTCGTCGTGATGGCGGCAACGTTGCCGTGGTGGCTTTCGGGCTACATCCTCGGCGTGCTCACGGTGGCGTACTACTTCGGCGTGTTCGCGATGTCGTGGGACCTGTTGTTCGGTTTTGCCGGCGAGGTCAACTTCGGCCCGACCTTCCTGATCGGCCTCGGCGCCTATGCGGCTGCGATCCTCGACGCCCGATTTGGCCTGCCGATCCCCGTTTGCGTGATCGCGGGCGGCGGCGTCGCGCTGCTGGGCGGCCTGTTGCTCGCGGTGCCCGCACTGCGGCTGCGCGGTCCTTACTTCGGGCTCGTCACACTCGTGGCCGTACTGCTGCTGCAGAACGCCATCGTGATCTTCGCGGGCGTGACGGGCGGCGAGATCGGCATGATGGTGCCGGACGTGATGTCGGTCGATGCGAACCATAACTACTGGATCGCGCTCGCGTTCCTGATCGTTTGCGCGATCCTGCTGTTCGGCCTGTCGCGCTCGGCAGTCGGTCTGATTCTGCAGGCAAGCGGCCAGGACGCGACCGGCGCACAGGCGCTCGGCTTCAATGTGACGCGCCACAAGCTCGTGGCCTTTTGCGTCAGCGCCGTTTTCTCGGGCGTGGCCGGCGCGATGCTGGTGTTCTACCAGGGCACGGCCTCGGTGAGCACGGTCGTGGATCTGAGCGTAGGCGTACAGATCATCATCGCGGCCGTGCTAGGCGGACGCCGCACGATCCTCGGCGCGGTGCTCGGATCGATCTTCCTGATCGTCGCCGGCGAATTCCTGCGCCCGCTCGGCCAGCTCAACACGTTCGTCGTCGCGGCGGTCGCGCTCGCTGCGTTGCTGTTCTTTCCAGACGGCCTGCTGGGCAATCTGCTGCGTGCGAGGGAGCGCCAATGA
- a CDS encoding branched-chain amino acid ABC transporter permease, with protein MLLLQILVDGFAISSLYALGAIGFTLIFGVSGILNLAHGGVMLVAALMGWMLAGEAGLGTYLGTLLGVLAGLVTAFVTYLMVVRPIQRSAAIPGEEKEIFVLTGTLLWGIMIQQGMAWLFTDNPVTMRPLISGVAMVGSVRVPFNEIMIAVVCWAVIGLLWLFVNRTRSGKALLAASMNPRGLTLLGFELSRIYLLAWSIYGVLAGIAGVLLASFLGVSTNNAGQLTASAFSIVVLGGLGSVSGSLMAAYVVGYLETITAYLIAPTLRPLPALLLLVLVVYVRPQGFLGRR; from the coding sequence ATGTTGCTACTGCAAATTCTCGTCGACGGCTTTGCAATCAGTTCCCTCTACGCGCTGGGGGCGATCGGTTTCACCTTGATCTTCGGCGTCTCGGGCATCTTGAACCTGGCGCACGGCGGCGTGATGCTGGTCGCGGCGTTGATGGGCTGGATGCTCGCGGGCGAGGCGGGACTCGGCACGTATCTCGGCACGCTGCTCGGCGTGTTGGCGGGTCTCGTGACGGCCTTCGTCACCTACCTGATGGTGGTGCGGCCGATTCAACGCTCGGCCGCCATTCCCGGCGAAGAGAAGGAAATCTTCGTGCTGACCGGCACCCTGCTGTGGGGCATCATGATCCAGCAGGGCATGGCTTGGCTCTTCACCGACAACCCGGTGACGATGCGCCCGCTCATCAGCGGTGTGGCGATGGTGGGCAGCGTGCGTGTGCCGTTCAACGAAATCATGATCGCCGTGGTCTGTTGGGCGGTGATCGGCCTGTTGTGGCTGTTCGTGAACCGCACGCGTTCAGGCAAGGCGCTGCTCGCGGCGTCGATGAATCCGCGCGGTCTCACGCTGCTCGGCTTCGAACTGTCGCGCATCTATCTTCTCGCATGGAGCATCTATGGCGTGCTGGCCGGCATTGCGGGCGTGCTGCTCGCTTCGTTCCTCGGCGTGAGTACGAACAATGCGGGGCAGCTCACGGCCAGCGCGTTTTCGATTGTCGTGCTGGGGGGACTCGGCAGCGTGTCGGGCTCATTGATGGCCGCGTATGTCGTGGGTTATCTGGAGACCATCACGGCCTATCTGATTGCGCCGACCCTGCGGCCACTGCCCGCGCTGCTCCTGCTGGTGCTGGTGGTGTATGTGCGGCCTCAGGGTTTCCTCGGGCGGCGCTAA
- a CDS encoding ABC transporter substrate-binding protein has protein sequence MSSNSVWRNLHCVVATGMVAAGLSLAAGAQAAAEPIKIGVISEESSVAGASISKAAQLAADQINASGGVNGRPIQIVAYDDHSSASDGVRAFQRAATQDKVVAVIGSYISEVALAMEPWSGRLKMPFITPGAASNDISKHVHDDYDHYKYTFHGWMTSAFIAQSICDFSHDVLVGQFKMKTTVVMSEDAAWTKPLDERYLECLPKAGLQVLDHIRFNPDTSDFTPIFNQIEAKHPDTITTGISHVGVQPTVQWHDQQVPIPMSGQSSQATTTSFWKDTNGATEGVITASAAAPGVAITPKTIPFTDEYQKKFGVSPAYCGFTSYDLVYIIADAIKRNKGSTDPDQMVDALEKTDYVGTIGRWQFYGKSDQFTHALKYGPGYITGINLQWQNGKQVALWPKSIANGTVKFPSFIKVQQASAN, from the coding sequence ATGTCCAGTAACAGCGTGTGGCGAAACCTTCATTGCGTCGTCGCGACGGGGATGGTAGCGGCGGGGCTAAGTCTGGCGGCTGGCGCTCAGGCGGCCGCCGAGCCGATCAAGATCGGCGTGATCAGCGAAGAATCCTCGGTGGCGGGCGCCTCGATCAGCAAGGCGGCGCAACTTGCCGCGGACCAGATCAACGCCAGCGGCGGCGTCAATGGCCGGCCCATCCAGATCGTCGCGTACGACGACCATTCGTCGGCTTCGGACGGCGTGCGCGCGTTCCAGCGCGCAGCGACCCAGGACAAGGTGGTCGCTGTGATCGGCAGCTATATCAGCGAAGTGGCGCTCGCCATGGAACCATGGTCGGGGCGCCTGAAGATGCCCTTCATCACACCCGGCGCGGCGAGCAACGACATTTCGAAGCACGTCCACGACGACTACGACCATTACAAGTACACGTTCCATGGCTGGATGACGTCGGCGTTCATCGCGCAGTCGATCTGCGACTTCTCGCACGACGTGCTCGTCGGCCAGTTCAAGATGAAGACCACGGTCGTTATGAGCGAGGATGCCGCGTGGACCAAGCCGCTCGACGAACGCTACCTGGAATGCCTGCCCAAAGCCGGACTCCAGGTGCTCGATCACATCCGCTTCAATCCTGATACGTCCGACTTCACGCCGATCTTTAACCAGATCGAGGCGAAGCACCCCGATACGATTACCACCGGCATCAGCCACGTTGGGGTGCAGCCGACGGTGCAATGGCACGATCAGCAAGTACCGATTCCGATGTCGGGCCAAAGCTCGCAGGCCACGACCACGAGCTTCTGGAAGGACACGAATGGCGCGACGGAAGGCGTGATCACGGCCTCGGCCGCGGCGCCGGGCGTGGCGATCACGCCGAAAACCATACCTTTCACGGATGAGTACCAGAAGAAATTCGGCGTCTCTCCAGCGTATTGCGGCTTCACGAGCTACGACCTCGTCTACATCATCGCGGACGCGATCAAGCGCAACAAGGGCTCGACCGATCCGGACCAGATGGTCGACGCGCTCGAAAAAACCGACTACGTGGGCACGATCGGACGCTGGCAGTTCTATGGCAAAAGCGATCAGTTCACGCACGCGCTGAAGTACGGGCCAGGCTATATCACCGGCATCAACCTGCAATGGCAGAACGGCAAGCAGGTCGCGCTCTGGCCCAAGTCGATTGCCAACGGCACGGTCAAATTCCCGAGCTTCATCAAGGTGCAGCAGGCAAGCGCGAACTAG
- a CDS encoding ABC transporter substrate-binding protein: MASMIQRTTLFACLRAACVAASLSIAALGAHAADLVIAGRDDIYGRGLALAVDGYKKQHPGVDIELLKLPNNDLYQKLKLSLRENTRAYDLVMMDDTWTPEFIANGWLQPLPATLADADMVTSTVALGRASTGTLYAMPIVGNVEMFAYRKDLLASRGLQPPRNWDDVLKIAQTIGTADKDVSAVVFRGVKGNPVVTGFLPILWAYGGDIIDTNGKVTIDSPQALAALKMLLALKKWAPADVDVYGAGEVRDALQSGTAAQAIEVWPAWLPALDDPAKSRVVGQIALQAPPGEIKGPAPMLGIWQMGIAKDAAHAKLAADFLAYLTSSTTQTQLAVLGIPPTRKSVFANPTLVKQYRWYPDQLKALEAGRARPRVKDWQQIEAILGDALQLALTGQAAPDAVLHQAAQKIAQANAALQ; this comes from the coding sequence ATGGCTTCAATGATCCAGCGGACGACCCTGTTCGCTTGCCTGCGCGCGGCTTGCGTCGCGGCTTCCCTGTCCATCGCCGCACTTGGCGCGCATGCCGCGGATCTCGTGATCGCGGGCCGGGACGACATCTACGGCCGCGGACTTGCGCTGGCGGTGGACGGCTACAAGAAGCAGCACCCGGGCGTCGATATCGAGTTGCTGAAGCTGCCGAACAACGACCTCTATCAGAAGCTGAAGCTCTCGTTACGCGAGAACACGCGTGCCTATGACCTGGTGATGATGGACGACACCTGGACCCCCGAATTCATCGCCAACGGATGGCTTCAGCCGCTGCCCGCCACGCTCGCGGACGCGGACATGGTGACTTCCACGGTCGCGCTGGGACGCGCGTCGACGGGCACCTTGTACGCGATGCCGATCGTCGGCAACGTCGAAATGTTCGCTTATCGCAAGGATCTGCTGGCGAGTCGCGGCCTGCAGCCGCCGCGCAACTGGGACGACGTGCTAAAGATCGCGCAGACCATCGGTACCGCCGACAAGGACGTTTCGGCTGTCGTGTTTCGCGGCGTGAAGGGCAACCCGGTCGTCACCGGTTTTCTGCCGATCCTTTGGGCCTATGGCGGAGACATCATCGACACGAACGGCAAGGTCACGATCGATTCGCCGCAAGCGCTCGCCGCGCTGAAGATGCTCCTCGCTCTCAAGAAGTGGGCGCCGGCGGACGTCGACGTGTACGGCGCCGGCGAAGTGCGCGACGCATTGCAGAGCGGCACGGCCGCGCAGGCCATCGAAGTGTGGCCCGCCTGGCTGCCCGCGCTCGACGATCCGGCGAAGTCGCGCGTCGTCGGCCAGATCGCGCTGCAAGCTCCGCCCGGAGAGATCAAGGGGCCGGCGCCGATGCTCGGCATCTGGCAGATGGGCATTGCGAAAGATGCAGCCCATGCGAAACTGGCAGCGGATTTCCTCGCCTATCTGACCTCGTCGACGACCCAAACGCAATTGGCCGTGCTCGGCATTCCGCCGACGCGCAAGAGCGTCTTCGCCAATCCGACCCTCGTCAAGCAATATCGCTGGTATCCGGATCAGCTCAAGGCGCTCGAAGCGGGCCGTGCGCGGCCCCGTGTGAAAGACTGGCAGCAGATCGAGGCGATTCTCGGCGACGCGTTGCAACTCGCTCTGACGGGGCAGGCCGCGCCCGACGCAGTCTTGCATCAGGCCGCGCAGAAGATCGCCCAGGCCAACGCCGCATTGCAGTGA
- a CDS encoding carbohydrate ABC transporter permease: protein MSRLRRYLPLLILMSPAALVLGVLALYPMARVLIDSFFSVDYASGHRSFIGIANYRSVIADGEFGTSFVNTIQFMIVASLAEVLFGLALALLFVRAFPGRRIALPLAVLPMMLSTLVCSAIWRNWLNYRGFLNALLVAAGLPRVPWLADPHLALWSLMLVDVWQWTPMAFLVILAGLQSVPPEIAEAARTDGANEWQCLRYITLPLVAPHVALAMLLRSIDTFKLFDKVYALTGGGPGNATQTLSTYIYDTGFRFFNVGLASAASVLMLLTCAVLVSGYIWKSAVKRDR from the coding sequence ATGAGCCGGTTGCGACGTTACCTGCCGCTGCTCATCCTGATGAGTCCAGCCGCGCTCGTGCTCGGCGTACTGGCGCTCTACCCGATGGCGCGCGTGCTGATCGATTCGTTTTTCTCGGTGGATTACGCGTCGGGGCATCGCTCGTTCATCGGGATCGCCAACTATCGATCGGTCATTGCGGACGGCGAGTTCGGCACGAGTTTCGTCAATACGATCCAGTTCATGATCGTGGCCTCGCTCGCTGAAGTCCTGTTCGGACTCGCGCTCGCGCTGCTGTTCGTCCGAGCCTTTCCGGGCCGGCGCATCGCGTTGCCGCTCGCCGTCCTGCCGATGATGCTCTCTACGCTCGTGTGCTCCGCGATCTGGCGCAACTGGCTCAACTACCGCGGGTTCCTGAATGCGCTGCTCGTGGCCGCAGGTCTGCCGCGGGTGCCGTGGTTAGCCGATCCGCACCTCGCGCTCTGGTCGCTGATGCTGGTCGACGTCTGGCAATGGACGCCGATGGCATTCCTCGTCATTCTCGCGGGGCTACAGTCGGTTCCGCCTGAAATCGCCGAGGCGGCGCGCACCGACGGCGCGAACGAATGGCAGTGCCTGCGCTACATCACGCTGCCGCTCGTTGCACCGCACGTCGCACTGGCCATGCTGCTGCGCTCGATCGACACCTTCAAGCTGTTCGACAAGGTGTACGCATTGACGGGCGGCGGTCCAGGCAATGCCACGCAGACGCTGTCGACCTACATCTATGACACGGGCTTCCGGTTCTTCAACGTTGGACTTGCCAGCGCGGCTTCGGTACTGATGCTGCTCACGTGCGCGGTGCTGGTCTCGGGATACATATGGAAATCGGCCGTCAAGCGCGACCGGTGA
- a CDS encoding carbohydrate ABC transporter permease translates to MPLARVAAFARRSSGGAVQALLRVAALAVLLLPCVWMAGAAFTPTLERLAHPLALWPSAPTIEHFAAVWESGMAQSVLNSVWVALGATLLALALAFPAAYALARLAFPARLDLMFLMLVLALKLMPPITVAVPLFSLAKWLHLLDSLLGLILAYQLYALPMAIWMLLPFVRDVPIEFEEAAALDGANLAQRIVFIVMPLCAPGLVATAIFVFIMAWNEFLLALLFVSSPSHFTLPLAMAGYVTENGIDWGELMSAGVISSVPTLLLAGYVQRYLLQGFSGGLK, encoded by the coding sequence ATGCCGCTCGCGCGCGTGGCGGCTTTCGCGCGACGCTCGTCCGGTGGCGCGGTGCAAGCGCTGTTGCGCGTCGCGGCGCTGGCGGTGCTGCTGCTGCCGTGCGTCTGGATGGCTGGCGCGGCCTTTACGCCGACGCTGGAACGCCTCGCTCATCCGCTTGCGTTGTGGCCTTCCGCACCCACGATCGAGCATTTCGCGGCGGTGTGGGAAAGCGGTATGGCGCAGTCGGTGCTGAACTCGGTGTGGGTCGCGCTAGGCGCCACGTTGCTCGCGCTCGCGCTGGCTTTTCCCGCCGCCTATGCCCTCGCGCGGCTTGCGTTTCCGGCGCGACTCGATCTGATGTTCCTGATGCTCGTGCTGGCACTGAAGCTGATGCCGCCGATCACGGTGGCCGTACCGCTGTTTTCGCTGGCCAAGTGGCTGCATCTGCTCGACTCGCTGCTCGGGCTGATACTCGCGTATCAACTGTACGCGTTGCCGATGGCGATCTGGATGTTGCTGCCGTTCGTGCGCGACGTGCCGATCGAATTCGAGGAGGCCGCGGCGCTCGACGGCGCGAATCTCGCGCAGCGCATCGTCTTTATCGTCATGCCGCTGTGCGCACCGGGGCTGGTTGCCACCGCTATCTTCGTGTTCATCATGGCGTGGAACGAGTTTCTGCTGGCGCTGTTATTCGTCTCGTCGCCGAGTCATTTCACACTACCGCTCGCGATGGCGGGTTACGTCACCGAGAACGGCATCGACTGGGGCGAACTGATGAGCGCAGGGGTGATTTCGTCGGTGCCGACGCTGCTGCTCGCGGGTTATGTGCAGCGCTATCTGCTACAGGGCTTCTCGGGCGGATTGAAGTAG
- a CDS encoding phosphatidylinositol-specific phospholipase C, producing the protein MRAALTDLTASPADWMSAIDGSRSLSALTLPGSHDTCAYTVDDRLARTQRATLDAQLHQGIRVLDIRCRHERDRLAIHHGGIALGLSFDDVARTCGQFLAGHPSECIVMSVKDEWPALDCTRTFAATFAWYVERHTDVRWHLASELPRLKAVRGGIVLLRRFASDEPLGIDLTDWPDNATFDIDHVATPFSIQDQFRVPVPASIPHKWRAIDSLLDLAADAGGARWVINFCSGTGMAAPPAVVAFGDTQHRGIHEQLAERLAARLQPCGTMLLDFCDWNGWRLVHALIDCNSLQE; encoded by the coding sequence TTGCGCGCTGCCCTGACCGATCTCACCGCTTCACCGGCCGACTGGATGTCGGCCATCGATGGCAGCCGATCGTTGTCCGCACTGACGTTGCCGGGCAGCCACGACACCTGCGCGTATACGGTCGATGACCGGCTCGCGCGCACGCAACGGGCCACGCTCGACGCTCAGTTGCACCAAGGCATCCGGGTCCTCGACATCCGCTGCCGCCACGAGCGCGATCGCTTGGCGATTCATCACGGCGGCATCGCGCTCGGCCTGAGTTTCGACGATGTGGCGCGGACCTGCGGCCAGTTTCTCGCAGGTCACCCCAGCGAATGCATCGTCATGTCCGTCAAGGACGAATGGCCCGCGCTTGACTGCACCCGCACGTTCGCCGCGACCTTCGCATGGTATGTGGAACGACACACAGACGTGCGCTGGCACCTTGCTTCCGAACTGCCGCGGCTGAAGGCGGTACGTGGGGGCATCGTGCTACTGCGGCGCTTCGCGAGCGACGAGCCGCTCGGCATCGATCTGACGGACTGGCCCGATAACGCGACGTTCGATATCGACCACGTGGCGACGCCGTTCAGCATCCAGGACCAGTTTCGCGTGCCGGTGCCGGCATCGATCCCGCACAAATGGCGCGCGATCGATTCGCTGCTGGATCTCGCCGCCGATGCGGGCGGCGCGCGTTGGGTCATCAACTTCTGCAGCGGCACGGGGATGGCGGCACCGCCGGCGGTCGTGGCATTTGGCGATACACAGCATCGCGGTATTCACGAGCAGCTTGCCGAGCGGCTCGCGGCTCGCTTGCAGCCGTGCGGCACCATGCTGCTCGACTTTTGCGACTGGAACGGCTGGCGCCTCGTGCATGCGCTGATCGACTGCAACTCGTTGCAGGAATGA
- a CDS encoding DUF3022 domain-containing protein, with protein sequence MKDIDLNQRVEEIELALSTLFESPKAPAISGYDDGRTFFIQASWVIESLGDTTLDSRCVLTLHFSESQIQRYAQMDTAQRILVRERLCQMVRDRLPLGGTKPPLQGDCAEDLHVEDRLLDVDDPL encoded by the coding sequence ATGAAAGACATCGATCTGAATCAGCGCGTCGAAGAAATCGAACTGGCTTTATCGACGCTATTCGAATCGCCGAAAGCGCCGGCGATCAGCGGCTACGACGACGGCCGGACCTTCTTCATCCAGGCCTCCTGGGTGATCGAGTCACTTGGCGACACGACGCTGGATTCGCGATGCGTGCTCACACTCCACTTTTCGGAGTCGCAGATTCAGCGTTACGCGCAGATGGATACGGCACAACGTATCCTCGTGCGCGAACGCCTGTGCCAAATGGTGCGGGATCGACTCCCACTTGGAGGCACCAAGCCGCCATTGCAGGGAGATTGCGCCGAAGATCTGCACGTGGAGGATCGGCTGCTGGATGTCGACGATCCGCTTTGA
- a CDS encoding ABC transporter permease: protein MKPKSRRAFLLALAVIVLVGGQFAVPGFASLGQLANQLKIATFLGLFGIAQSLVMIAGDQGLDLSVGAAATLGGILGAALLGPASAGLPAAFAVATLAGALVGALNGVGITLLCIPPLVMTLAMASLVDGGLIVWSSVMHVNTAASPALAALAGRTIAGVPSVALIWLVAGALMWRFLDHSAWGRRLMATGANPIAAAIAGTRVRAIRIAVYVASGIIAALTGVLLVGYVGQAFLGLGTTYVLPSVVVAVIGGVSLAGGRGDYIAVAIAAVLLTVLTSLLTALQIGEAGRQCIFGATLLVFLALNGWSFNGALRRRHA from the coding sequence ATGAAACCGAAATCGCGCCGCGCCTTTTTGCTGGCGCTCGCAGTGATCGTGCTCGTCGGTGGGCAGTTCGCCGTGCCGGGCTTCGCGAGCCTGGGTCAGCTCGCCAATCAGCTGAAGATCGCGACGTTTCTGGGGCTCTTCGGCATCGCGCAATCGCTCGTGATGATCGCGGGAGACCAGGGCCTCGACCTGTCGGTCGGCGCGGCCGCGACGTTGGGCGGCATTCTCGGCGCCGCGCTGCTCGGACCGGCATCGGCGGGACTGCCTGCGGCGTTCGCCGTCGCGACGTTGGCTGGCGCGCTGGTGGGCGCGCTCAACGGCGTCGGCATCACGCTGCTGTGCATCCCGCCGCTCGTGATGACCCTTGCGATGGCGAGTCTCGTCGACGGCGGATTGATCGTCTGGTCGTCGGTCATGCACGTGAATACGGCCGCGAGTCCCGCACTCGCGGCGCTCGCCGGCAGGACGATCGCGGGCGTGCCGAGCGTCGCGCTGATATGGCTCGTCGCGGGCGCGCTGATGTGGCGCTTCCTTGACCATTCCGCCTGGGGGCGTCGCCTGATGGCGACGGGCGCGAATCCGATCGCTGCCGCCATCGCCGGAACGCGCGTGCGAGCCATCCGCATCGCGGTCTATGTTGCGAGCGGAATCATCGCTGCTCTGACGGGCGTGTTGCTCGTCGGCTACGTCGGCCAGGCGTTTCTGGGGCTCGGAACGACCTACGTTTTGCCGAGCGTCGTCGTGGCGGTGATCGGCGGCGTGTCGCTCGCGGGTGGGCGGGGCGACTACATCGCGGTCGCGATCGCCGCCGTGCTGCTCACCGTGCTCACGAGTCTGTTGACCGCGCTGCAGATAGGCGAAGCTGGGCGGCAATGCATTTTTGGTGCGACGTTGTTGGTCTTTCTCGCGCTTAACGGCTGGTCGTTCAACGGGGCGCTGCGACGGCGGCACGCATGA
- a CDS encoding ABC transporter permease: MKAHMGERLADAGAWPPGRRIGAALRASGARVASALPALVMLLAVVIANAWLQPDFLTADSLASNMQNAAPVILICMAQAVVVLMGELDLSMGAGISLVNCVLAAAPGLFGWGIGATCLAALGAALLAGACNGLLVGYAKQSALIATFATGAVWFGCALLLIPQPGGAVPDALGEWFAARVSVIPLAALPVLAAIALWALLQRHRFGRRLIATGSHADAMFKAGIDVRLVKLLGYLLAWLFVFAAALCLSAQTASGDARLGLPYTLNSVAAVVIGGISLAGGRGTMLGAVCGALVLTLIGNVVYFAGIPSNYQEVFKGAVIVIALGFTFVGAKRRV, encoded by the coding sequence ATGAAGGCGCATATGGGAGAGAGGCTTGCCGACGCGGGCGCCTGGCCGCCAGGCAGACGGATCGGCGCGGCGCTGAGGGCGTCCGGTGCGCGTGTCGCGAGCGCGCTGCCCGCGCTCGTCATGCTGCTCGCGGTCGTGATCGCGAATGCATGGCTACAGCCGGATTTTCTGACGGCCGATTCGCTCGCGAGCAACATGCAGAACGCCGCGCCGGTGATTCTGATCTGCATGGCGCAGGCTGTCGTCGTGCTGATGGGAGAGCTCGATCTGTCGATGGGCGCGGGGATCTCGCTCGTCAACTGCGTGCTCGCGGCCGCGCCCGGTTTGTTCGGCTGGGGCATCGGCGCGACGTGTCTCGCCGCGCTGGGCGCCGCGCTGCTCGCCGGTGCGTGCAACGGTCTGCTGGTCGGCTATGCGAAGCAAAGCGCGCTGATCGCGACTTTCGCGACCGGCGCTGTCTGGTTCGGCTGCGCGCTGCTGCTGATCCCGCAGCCGGGCGGCGCGGTGCCCGACGCGTTGGGCGAATGGTTCGCGGCGCGCGTCTCGGTGATTCCGCTCGCGGCGCTGCCGGTGCTCGCCGCGATCGCGCTGTGGGCGCTCCTGCAGCGGCATCGCTTCGGACGTCGGCTGATCGCGACCGGCAGCCACGCCGACGCGATGTTCAAGGCCGGCATCGATGTCCGGCTCGTCAAACTGCTCGGCTATCTGCTCGCGTGGCTGTTCGTGTTCGCGGCGGCGCTCTGCCTGAGCGCGCAAACCGCGTCCGGCGACGCGCGCCTGGGACTGCCGTACACGCTGAACTCGGTGGCAGCCGTGGTGATCGGCGGCATCTCGCTCGCCGGCGGGCGCGGCACGATGCTCGGCGCCGTCTGCGGCGCGCTCGTGCTCACGCTGATCGGCAACGTCGTCTACTTCGCCGGCATCCCGAGCAATTACCAGGAAGTGTTCAAGGGCGCGGTGATCGTCATTGCGCTCGGCTTCACGTTCGTGGGCGCGAAAAGGAGAGTTTGA